One region of Thunnus albacares chromosome 8, fThuAlb1.1, whole genome shotgun sequence genomic DNA includes:
- the LOC122987298 gene encoding free fatty acid receptor 2-like, with amino-acid sequence MEPVVRSEVILSVYVISFLIGLPANLLALYAFSVKIHSKPHPTNILLLNLTVSDLLFLIILPLKIYEAASGMMWKLPNFLCSITSFTFFSTIYTSSLLLMAISVVRYIGVAFPITYHQRKKPVYAIVISAIIWIISAAHCSITFITQHHPSLSSNSTSVCYENFTEKQLKVLLPLRLELFFVLCLIPLLICIYCYLNCILILYSQPRISQMQKQKAIGMALGTLAVFLICVLPYNISHVLGFFQGESPKWRYYTLLLCTFNTCIDPIIFYFSTSAFRCTGEKSVFRNCRVTV; translated from the coding sequence ATGGAGCCAGTGGTGAGGAGTGAAGTCATTCTCTCAGTTTATGTAATTTCCTTCCTGATAGGCCTGCCAGCCAACCTCCTGGCTCTCTATGCCTTCAGTGTAAAGATCCACTCCAAGCCACATCCAACAAACATCCTGCTACTCAATCTGACCGTCTCTGATCTGCTCTTCTTGATCATCCTTCCCTTAAAGATATATGAGGCAGCGTCAGGTATGATGTGGAAACTACCCAACTTCCTGTGCTCCATCACCTCCTTCACCTTCTTTTCCACAATCTACACCAGCTCCTTGCTGCTGATGGCAATAAGTGTAGTTCGCTATATAGGAGTAGCTTTTCCTATCACCTATCATCAGCGTAAAAAACCTGTGTATGCGATAGTGATCAGCGCTATTATTTGGATTATCTCAGCAGCACACTGCAGCATCACTTTCATCACCCAACACCACCCTTCCCTGTCCAGCAACAGCACCAGTGTGTGTTATGAGAACTTTACAGAGAAGCAGTTGAAGGTCCTCCTCCCATTACGTTTGGAGTTGTTCTTTGTGCTCTGCCTTATACCTCTCCTAATTTGTATTTACTGCTACTTGAACTGCATCTTGATCCTGTACAGTCAGCCCAGGATATCCCAGATGCAGAAGCAGAAGGCCATCGGCATGGCCTTGGGGACTCTAGCTGTGTTTCTCATTTGTGTGTTGCCATATAACATCTCACATGTACTGGGCTTCTTTCAGGGTGAGAGCCCAAAATGGAGGTACTACACCCTGCTGCTTTGCACCTTCAACACCTGTATTGATCCCATAATCTTCTACTTTTCCACCTCTGCCTTCCGCTGCACTGGTGAAAAGTCAGTTTTCAGGAATTGTAGAGTAACTGTTTAA